Proteins from one Embleya scabrispora genomic window:
- a CDS encoding 3-hydroxybutyryl-CoA dehydrogenase — translation MSDVRRVGVVGAGLMGSGIVEVCAKAGLDVLVAETNAAAAEAGRTRVTKSIDRGVKAGKLAEADRDAALARVTYTTDLGEFADRDLVIEAVAEIEEVKTQIFATLDKVVTREDAILASNTSSIPIMKLGMATSRPQQVVGIHFFNPVPVQKLVELVPSLLTDESTAARAEAFASEVLGKTVIRSQDRAGFVVNSLLVPYLLSAIRMFESGFASAEDIDNGMVLGCAHPMGPLRLTDLIGLDTIKAVADSLYDEFKEQLYSSPPLLLRMVDAGLLGKKTGRGFYQY, via the coding sequence GTGAGCGATGTACGGCGCGTAGGGGTGGTAGGGGCCGGGCTAATGGGGTCCGGGATCGTCGAGGTCTGCGCGAAGGCCGGGCTCGATGTGCTGGTGGCGGAGACCAACGCGGCGGCGGCCGAGGCCGGTCGGACCCGGGTGACCAAGTCGATCGATCGTGGGGTGAAGGCGGGCAAGCTCGCCGAGGCCGATCGCGACGCGGCGCTGGCGCGGGTCACGTACACCACCGACCTGGGCGAGTTCGCCGATCGTGACCTGGTGATCGAGGCGGTGGCCGAGATCGAGGAGGTCAAGACGCAGATCTTCGCCACCCTGGACAAGGTCGTCACGCGCGAGGACGCGATCCTGGCGTCCAACACGTCCTCGATCCCGATCATGAAGCTGGGCATGGCCACGTCCCGGCCGCAGCAGGTCGTCGGGATCCACTTCTTCAACCCCGTGCCGGTGCAGAAACTGGTCGAGCTGGTGCCCTCGCTGCTCACCGACGAGAGCACGGCGGCGCGCGCCGAGGCGTTCGCGTCCGAGGTGCTGGGCAAGACGGTGATCCGCTCGCAGGACCGCGCCGGCTTCGTGGTCAACTCGCTGCTGGTGCCGTACCTGCTCTCCGCGATCCGGATGTTCGAGTCCGGCTTCGCCTCGGCCGAGGACATCGACAACGGCATGGTGCTCGGCTGCGCGCACCCGATGGGCCCGCTGCGGCTGACCGACCTGATCGGCCTGGACACGATCAAGGCGGTCGCGGACAGCCTCTACGACGAGTTCAAGGAGCAGCTGTACAGCTCGCCGCCGCTGCTGCTGCGCATGGTCGACGCCGGGCTGCTCGGCAAGAAGACCGGCCGCGGCTTCTACCAGTACTGA
- a CDS encoding SDR family NAD(P)-dependent oxidoreductase, with protein sequence MTRTDDSEVPDYPARFRLDGRGVVLLGAGQGIGRQTAHALAQCGARVFAVDRDPDLAADIAEEVDGIAWSGDATSRADATRMWADVEARLGRAHAIVDIIGMSRYADLLSITDEDWTWHQDVVLRHALLALQLGGAHLAAHGGGAITFVASVSGLTGAPMHAAYGAAKAGLISLVRSAAVELGPRGIRVNAVAPGVVWTPRVSAYLGEPGRKANSANAPLNDVALPADIAGPLLFLTTDLSRYLSGQVLTVDGAVSAKFPYPLPDMDVAPH encoded by the coding sequence ATGACCCGAACCGACGACTCCGAGGTCCCCGACTACCCGGCCCGATTCCGCCTCGACGGGCGCGGCGTCGTGCTGCTGGGGGCGGGCCAGGGCATCGGCCGGCAGACCGCGCACGCCCTCGCCCAGTGCGGCGCCCGGGTGTTCGCCGTGGACCGCGATCCGGACCTGGCCGCCGACATCGCCGAGGAGGTCGACGGCATCGCCTGGTCCGGCGACGCGACCTCCCGCGCCGACGCCACGCGCATGTGGGCCGACGTCGAGGCGCGCCTGGGCCGGGCACACGCGATCGTCGACATCATCGGCATGAGCCGCTACGCCGACCTGCTCTCGATCACCGACGAGGACTGGACCTGGCACCAGGACGTGGTGCTGCGCCACGCCCTGCTCGCCCTGCAACTGGGCGGCGCGCACCTGGCCGCGCACGGCGGCGGCGCGATCACCTTCGTCGCCTCGGTGTCCGGCCTCACCGGCGCCCCCATGCACGCGGCCTACGGCGCCGCCAAGGCCGGCCTGATCTCCCTGGTCCGCTCCGCCGCCGTCGAACTGGGCCCCCGGGGCATCCGCGTCAACGCGGTCGCCCCCGGCGTCGTCTGGACCCCAAGGGTCTCCGCCTACCTCGGCGAACCGGGCCGCAAGGCCAACTCCGCCAACGCCCCCCTGAACGACGTGGCCCTCCCCGCCGACATAGCCGGCCCCCTCCTGTTCCTCACCACCGACCTGTCCCGCTACCTCAGCGGCCAGGTCCTCACCGTCGACGGCGCGGTAAGCGCGAAGTTCCCGTACCCCCTACCGGACATGGACGTGGCGCCCCACTGA
- a CDS encoding pyridoxamine 5'-phosphate oxidase family protein, with amino-acid sequence MGEHMGHGVKQRDRVRMTDEEVAAFLAGRHSMTMSTLNADGSIHSIGMWYGFLEGDVALESKARAQKVLNVRRNPTITCLVEAGEYYEELRGVSIVGKAEVVEEPERIWELGVSVFSRYAAPYTEELRPAVEMMLNKRVVIKVVPDRIVSWDHRKLGLPSTRPN; translated from the coding sequence ATGGGCGAGCACATGGGCCACGGCGTCAAGCAGCGGGACCGGGTCCGGATGACGGACGAGGAGGTCGCCGCGTTCCTGGCCGGGCGGCACTCGATGACGATGTCCACGCTCAACGCCGACGGCAGCATCCACTCGATCGGCATGTGGTACGGCTTCCTGGAGGGCGACGTCGCCCTGGAGAGCAAGGCCCGTGCGCAGAAGGTGCTGAACGTGCGGCGCAATCCGACCATCACCTGCCTGGTCGAGGCCGGCGAGTACTACGAGGAACTGCGCGGGGTGTCCATCGTCGGCAAGGCCGAGGTGGTCGAGGAGCCGGAGCGGATCTGGGAGTTGGGGGTGAGCGTGTTCAGCCGCTACGCGGCGCCGTACACCGAGGAGTTGCGCCCGGCCGTGGAGATGATGCTGAACAAGCGCGTGGTGATCAAGGTCGTCCCGGACCGGATCGTCTCCTGGGACCACCGCAAGCTGGGTCTGCCGTCCACTCGCCCGAACTGA
- a CDS encoding acyl-CoA dehydrogenase — translation MPIGFATEHRAFAESVAGFVARHASIESTRRAAEQLSAGAPPDCWAALVAQGLTAVHLPEEYGGAGAGLLELAVAVEETGRGLLPGPYLPSVLTSAVLARHAGPEPAKALLPAFAEGATGAVAVVPDLTARATPGGWQIHGVVEPVPGAVGATYLLLGARTDADPTRAEEIWFVVEPGAAVEVTALGPLDLARGVARVRTNGLEIPASGVLPGVTTARVRELAAVLAAAEAVGVARWCFETALAYVKVREQFGVAVGSFQAVKHKAATLFTRLELAGAAAWDAARAADDDAPDAGEQLALAAAEAAVLCLPLAREVALDCITMLGGIGFTWEHDIHLYWRRAIFLGQWLGPAGEWTARLGRAALAGGPTRRFDLELDEDDTGAFRAEVAANLAAANVLPEPARRQRLAELGYVSPHYPRPYGIAADPAQQVVIQQEFARIGLTPPSTVIGEFALPTIMAHGTEAQRDAYVPATLRGDIVWCQLFSEPGAGSDLAALATRATKVEGGWRLNGQKVWNSKAHEAHFGICLARTDPDAAKHKGITYFVVDMATPGIDVRPLKQANGRSEFNEVYLDDVFVPDDAVVGEVNGGWRIARTTLANERVMIAGGPGMQAFGKLVADLAGDAPAAVDDPAPLARLGAFAAENFALRALTLRSTLQRLSGLDPGAASSVLKLAVTEHQRAVVTARLERFGPGGTHLDGPAGEPLTEYLSLPAVLLGGGTREIQLNVVAERILGLPRG, via the coding sequence GTGCCGATCGGATTCGCCACCGAGCATCGGGCGTTCGCGGAATCGGTAGCCGGTTTCGTCGCTCGCCACGCCTCGATCGAGAGCACCCGCCGCGCCGCCGAGCAGCTGTCCGCCGGCGCGCCGCCGGACTGCTGGGCCGCGCTGGTCGCCCAGGGCCTGACCGCCGTGCACCTGCCCGAGGAGTACGGCGGCGCGGGCGCCGGGCTGCTCGAACTGGCCGTCGCCGTCGAGGAGACCGGCCGCGGCCTGCTGCCCGGCCCGTACCTGCCCAGCGTGCTGACCAGCGCCGTACTGGCCCGCCACGCCGGCCCCGAACCGGCCAAGGCGCTGCTGCCGGCATTCGCCGAGGGCGCCACCGGCGCGGTCGCCGTCGTACCGGACCTGACCGCGCGCGCCACCCCGGGCGGCTGGCAGATCCACGGCGTCGTCGAGCCGGTCCCCGGTGCCGTGGGCGCGACCTACCTGCTGCTCGGCGCCCGGACCGACGCCGACCCGACCCGGGCCGAGGAGATCTGGTTCGTGGTCGAGCCCGGCGCGGCCGTCGAGGTCACCGCGCTCGGCCCGCTCGACCTGGCCCGGGGCGTGGCCCGGGTGCGTACGAACGGCCTGGAGATCCCCGCGTCCGGGGTCCTTCCCGGTGTCACCACCGCCCGGGTGCGCGAACTCGCCGCCGTCCTGGCCGCCGCCGAGGCCGTCGGGGTGGCCCGCTGGTGCTTCGAGACCGCGCTGGCCTATGTCAAGGTCCGCGAGCAGTTCGGCGTCGCGGTCGGCTCGTTCCAGGCCGTCAAGCACAAGGCTGCCACCCTGTTCACCCGGCTCGAACTCGCGGGCGCCGCCGCCTGGGACGCGGCCCGGGCCGCCGACGACGACGCCCCCGACGCCGGGGAACAACTGGCCCTGGCCGCCGCCGAGGCCGCCGTGCTCTGCCTGCCCCTGGCCCGTGAGGTGGCGCTCGACTGCATCACCATGCTCGGCGGCATCGGCTTCACCTGGGAGCACGACATCCATCTGTACTGGCGCCGGGCGATCTTCCTCGGCCAGTGGCTCGGCCCGGCGGGGGAGTGGACCGCACGGCTCGGTCGCGCCGCGCTCGCGGGCGGCCCCACCCGGCGCTTCGACCTCGAACTCGACGAGGACGACACGGGCGCCTTCCGGGCCGAGGTGGCGGCGAACCTGGCGGCGGCGAACGTGCTGCCCGAACCCGCCCGCCGACAGCGCCTCGCCGAACTCGGCTATGTCTCGCCGCACTACCCCAGGCCGTACGGGATCGCCGCCGACCCGGCCCAACAGGTGGTCATCCAGCAGGAGTTCGCCCGGATCGGGCTGACGCCGCCGAGCACGGTCATCGGCGAGTTCGCGCTGCCCACGATCATGGCGCACGGCACCGAGGCGCAGCGCGACGCGTACGTGCCGGCCACCCTGCGCGGCGACATCGTCTGGTGCCAACTGTTCAGCGAACCGGGCGCCGGCTCCGACCTCGCGGCGCTGGCCACGCGCGCCACCAAGGTCGAGGGCGGCTGGCGGCTCAACGGCCAGAAGGTGTGGAACTCCAAGGCGCACGAGGCACACTTCGGGATTTGTCTGGCCCGGACCGACCCGGACGCGGCCAAGCACAAGGGCATCACGTACTTCGTGGTGGACATGGCCACGCCCGGCATCGACGTGCGGCCGCTCAAGCAGGCCAACGGCCGGTCCGAGTTCAACGAGGTCTACCTGGACGACGTGTTCGTCCCCGACGACGCGGTGGTCGGCGAGGTGAACGGGGGCTGGCGGATCGCCCGCACGACGCTGGCCAACGAGCGGGTGATGATCGCCGGGGGGCCGGGCATGCAGGCGTTCGGCAAGCTGGTCGCCGACCTCGCGGGAGATGCTCCCGCCGCCGTCGACGACCCCGCGCCGCTCGCCCGGCTCGGCGCCTTCGCGGCGGAGAACTTCGCGCTGCGCGCCCTCACCCTGCGCTCGACCCTGCAGCGCCTGTCCGGGCTCGACCCGGGCGCCGCCTCCAGCGTGCTCAAGCTCGCGGTCACCGAGCACCAGCGGGCCGTGGTCACCGCGCGCCTGGAGCGGTTCGGCCCCGGCGGCACACACCTCGACGGCCCCGCCGGCGAACCGCTCACCGAGTACCTCTCGCTGCCCGCGGTCCTGCTCGGCGGCGGCACCCGGGAGATCCAGCTCAACGTCGTCGCCGAACGCATCCTGGGCCTGCCCCGGGGGTGA
- a CDS encoding acyl-CoA dehydrogenase family protein codes for MHIAYTPEQEDLRRELREYFARIMTPEIRAEQAAGETSLMGKDGAYCRVVKRMGEDGWLGIGWPKEYGGQDRTMLEQLIFTDEATLAGAAVPFLTINTVGPTLMEYGTQEQRDFFLPKILAGDMHFSIGYSEPGAGTDLAALTTKAVRDGDDWIINGQKMWTSLIHVADYVWLAARTDPDAPRHKGLTMFLVPTNAEGFSWTPIKTMGGQTTSQTFYENVRVPASAMVGELNGGWKLITGQLNRERVALCSAAGIQLALHETRRWAERAVLPDGSRVIDREHVQANLGRVHAKVEFLKLVNWKIAWAVDHGAKVGPADASATKIFGTEFATEAYRLLMECLGEDAYLQQDSPGAVLRGRLEKMHRTALILTFGGGTNEVQRDMIAMLGLGLPRPPR; via the coding sequence GTGCACATCGCCTACACACCCGAGCAGGAGGACCTGCGACGGGAACTGCGCGAATACTTCGCGCGGATCATGACGCCCGAGATCCGGGCCGAGCAGGCCGCGGGCGAGACCAGCCTGATGGGCAAGGACGGCGCGTACTGCCGCGTCGTCAAGCGCATGGGCGAGGACGGCTGGCTGGGCATCGGCTGGCCCAAGGAGTACGGCGGCCAGGACCGCACCATGCTGGAACAGCTGATCTTCACCGACGAGGCCACCCTGGCCGGCGCCGCGGTGCCGTTCCTGACCATCAACACGGTCGGCCCGACCCTGATGGAGTACGGCACGCAGGAGCAGCGCGACTTCTTCCTGCCGAAGATCCTCGCCGGCGACATGCACTTCTCGATCGGCTACTCCGAGCCGGGCGCGGGCACCGACCTCGCCGCGCTGACCACCAAGGCGGTCCGCGACGGCGACGACTGGATCATCAACGGGCAGAAGATGTGGACCTCGCTGATCCACGTCGCCGACTACGTGTGGCTGGCCGCGCGTACCGACCCCGACGCGCCCCGGCACAAGGGGCTGACCATGTTCCTGGTGCCCACGAACGCCGAGGGCTTCTCCTGGACCCCGATCAAGACCATGGGCGGCCAGACCACCTCGCAGACCTTCTACGAGAACGTCCGGGTACCCGCGTCGGCGATGGTCGGCGAGCTCAACGGCGGCTGGAAGCTGATCACCGGGCAGCTCAACCGCGAGCGGGTGGCGCTGTGTTCGGCCGCGGGTATCCAACTCGCGCTGCACGAGACCCGGCGCTGGGCCGAGCGGGCGGTGTTGCCGGACGGCTCGCGCGTGATCGACCGGGAGCACGTCCAGGCCAACCTCGGCCGGGTGCACGCCAAGGTGGAGTTCCTCAAGCTGGTCAACTGGAAGATCGCCTGGGCGGTCGACCACGGCGCCAAGGTCGGCCCGGCCGATGCCTCGGCGACCAAGATCTTCGGTACCGAATTCGCCACCGAGGCCTACCGGTTGCTGATGGAGTGCCTGGGCGAGGACGCCTACCTCCAGCAGGACTCGCCGGGCGCGGTGTTGCGCGGCCGGCTGGAGAAGATGCACCGCACGGCGCTCATCCTCACCTTCGGTGGCGGCACCAACGAGGTACAGCGCGACATGATCGCGATGCTGGGCCTCGGGCTGCCCCGGCCGCCGCGCTGA
- a CDS encoding acyl-CoA dehydrogenase family protein: MDFGYTEEQQDLVGLAGRILGERVTHEALTALDRRVEQDGAPRLDRELWAELAKANLLGIGLPEEFGGSGYGVFEQCLILEQIGRTLAPVPFGPSIAVAAALLSRLGTDEQKTAWLPGAVDGSRILTYALAEPYGRDGAAPATKAVCTDGVWHLDGVKTGVPAATVADLILVSADLGEGHAGVFLVDPKAPGVRIEAQLTTAKEIAGLVTLERASGTALGGPDAAVNLRELATLALCATQLGVTEKAMRETAKYASERVQFKRPIGSFQAVGHRLADAYIDVEAIRLTTWQAAWRVAEGLDPAEAIATAKFWAADGGHRVAHAAVHVHGGMGVAEEHFVHRYFNHAKQLELSLGGATEQALRIGAGFAATPAGEFA; this comes from the coding sequence ATGGACTTCGGTTACACGGAAGAACAGCAGGACCTGGTGGGCCTGGCGGGGCGGATCCTCGGCGAGCGGGTCACCCACGAGGCGCTGACCGCGCTGGACCGGCGGGTCGAGCAGGACGGCGCGCCGCGCTTGGACCGCGAATTGTGGGCGGAGCTGGCCAAGGCCAACCTGCTCGGGATCGGCCTGCCGGAGGAGTTCGGCGGCTCCGGCTACGGCGTGTTCGAGCAGTGTCTGATCCTGGAACAGATCGGCCGCACGCTCGCACCGGTGCCGTTCGGGCCCTCGATCGCGGTCGCCGCGGCGCTGCTGAGCCGGCTGGGCACCGACGAGCAGAAGACGGCCTGGCTGCCGGGGGCGGTGGACGGCTCGCGGATCCTGACCTACGCGCTCGCCGAGCCGTACGGCCGGGACGGCGCCGCGCCCGCGACGAAGGCGGTGTGCACGGACGGGGTCTGGCACCTCGACGGGGTCAAGACCGGAGTGCCGGCGGCGACCGTCGCCGACCTGATCCTGGTGTCCGCGGACCTCGGCGAGGGCCACGCGGGTGTGTTCCTGGTCGACCCGAAGGCGCCCGGCGTGCGGATCGAGGCCCAGCTGACCACGGCCAAGGAGATCGCGGGCCTGGTCACCCTGGAGCGGGCCTCGGGCACCGCGCTCGGTGGTCCCGACGCGGCGGTGAACCTGCGCGAGCTGGCCACTCTGGCGCTGTGCGCGACCCAGCTCGGGGTGACCGAGAAGGCGATGCGCGAGACCGCGAAGTACGCGAGCGAGCGGGTGCAGTTCAAGCGGCCGATCGGCTCGTTCCAGGCGGTGGGGCACCGGCTGGCCGACGCGTACATCGACGTCGAGGCGATCCGGCTGACCACCTGGCAGGCGGCCTGGCGGGTGGCCGAGGGCCTGGACCCGGCCGAGGCGATCGCGACCGCGAAGTTCTGGGCGGCCGACGGCGGCCACCGCGTCGCGCACGCCGCCGTGCATGTGCACGGCGGGATGGGCGTGGCCGAGGAACACTTCGTGCACCGCTACTTCAACCACGCCAAGCAGCTCGAACTCTCCCTCGGCGGCGCCACCGAGCAGGCGCTGCGGATCGGCGCCGGCTTCGCGGCCACGCCGGCGGGGGAGTTCGCCTGA
- a CDS encoding crotonase/enoyl-CoA hydratase family protein, translating into MSEPHALVERDGPVLVITMNRPEARNAVTGEMVEILEAAWDEVNDNPEIRVAILTGAGGAFCAGADLKAMSRRAPGDAFKGGEGRPAMDMSVMKWCLKGFTLTKPLIAAIEGPAIAGGTEILQATDIRVAGESARFGVSEVRWGLFPLGGSAVRLRRQIPYTVAADLLLTGRHIKAPEAKELGLIGHVVPDGGALGKAKEIAHQIAANGPLAVQAVLRVLRETDQLTEEDAFKLESQIGMRVFMSDDAKIGPRAFAEKKTPEFKGT; encoded by the coding sequence ATGAGCGAACCGCACGCCCTGGTCGAGCGGGACGGCCCCGTCCTGGTCATCACGATGAACCGCCCCGAGGCCCGCAACGCGGTCACCGGCGAGATGGTCGAGATCCTGGAGGCCGCCTGGGACGAGGTGAACGACAACCCCGAGATCCGGGTGGCCATCCTCACCGGAGCCGGCGGCGCGTTCTGCGCCGGCGCCGACCTGAAGGCGATGAGCCGGCGCGCGCCCGGCGACGCGTTCAAGGGCGGCGAGGGCAGGCCGGCCATGGACATGTCCGTGATGAAGTGGTGTCTCAAGGGCTTCACCCTCACCAAGCCGTTGATCGCCGCCATCGAGGGCCCGGCCATCGCGGGCGGCACCGAGATCCTTCAGGCCACCGACATCCGGGTGGCCGGCGAGTCGGCCCGCTTCGGGGTTTCCGAGGTGCGCTGGGGTCTGTTCCCGCTCGGCGGGTCCGCCGTGCGCCTGCGCCGGCAGATTCCGTACACTGTCGCCGCCGACCTGCTGTTGACGGGCCGCCACATCAAGGCGCCCGAAGCCAAGGAGCTCGGTCTGATCGGGCATGTCGTACCCGACGGCGGCGCGTTGGGGAAGGCGAAGGAGATCGCCCACCAGATCGCCGCCAACGGTCCGCTCGCGGTTCAGGCGGTCCTGCGCGTTCTGCGTGAAACCGACCAGTTGACCGAGGAAGATGCGTTCAAGCTGGAATCGCAGATCGGAATGCGGGTATTCATGAGCGACGACGCCAAGATCGGTCCGCGAGCCTTCGCGGAGAAGAAGACCCCGGAGTTCAAGGGCACCTGA